One genomic region from Phycisphaeraceae bacterium encodes:
- a CDS encoding DUF502 domain-containing protein gives MKADTSFQSDFKKFFGRGLAILLPSIVTLWILWQAFLFLLNNVAEPINRGIRFGTVWAMPLVVDENKPPAWYVISDEQVRTKLRQAGKWPDDPEERALVLKIRRDEISEEYRREYLQGFWADRWYLQFVGLVIAVLLIYLAGLLLGNFVGKQVYGRLERLISRVPGFKQVYPHVKQLVELILGDRAMAFGTVVLVEYPSKDIWTLGFLTGESFRGADELAGGEVVSVFIPTSPTPFTGFTINVDRRRVRAMDMPMDQALRFVITAGVLVPDKEVTLRALKAEDIAASTQGLVEKAKDAPQTEGE, from the coding sequence ATGAAAGCAGACACGAGTTTCCAGAGTGACTTCAAGAAGTTCTTTGGCCGAGGGCTTGCGATTCTGCTCCCGTCGATCGTGACGCTCTGGATTTTGTGGCAGGCGTTCCTGTTCCTGCTCAACAACGTTGCCGAGCCGATCAACCGGGGGATTCGCTTTGGCACGGTGTGGGCGATGCCGCTGGTGGTGGATGAAAACAAGCCACCAGCGTGGTATGTCATCTCGGACGAACAGGTCAGGACAAAACTGCGCCAGGCGGGAAAGTGGCCCGACGATCCGGAAGAGCGCGCGTTGGTCCTCAAGATTCGCCGCGACGAGATTTCGGAAGAGTATCGGCGCGAATATCTGCAAGGATTCTGGGCCGACCGGTGGTACCTGCAGTTCGTCGGCCTCGTGATTGCGGTGCTGCTGATTTATCTCGCGGGGCTCCTGCTCGGAAACTTCGTGGGCAAGCAGGTGTATGGTCGGCTCGAAAGGCTCATCTCGCGGGTTCCCGGGTTCAAGCAGGTCTATCCGCACGTCAAGCAGCTCGTGGAACTGATCCTGGGTGATCGGGCCATGGCGTTTGGAACGGTCGTGCTCGTGGAATACCCGAGCAAGGACATCTGGACGCTGGGTTTTCTGACCGGCGAGTCATTCCGCGGTGCGGATGAGTTGGCAGGGGGTGAAGTGGTCAGCGTGTTCATCCCGACTTCTCCGACGCCTTTTACGGGCTTTACGATCAATGTGGATCGTCGTCGGGTCAGGGCAATGGATATGCCAATGGATCAGGCGTTGCGGTTTGTCATCACCGCAGGAGTGCTGGTCCCGGACAAGGAAGTGACGCTGCGTGCCCTCAAGGCCGAAGATATTGCAGCGTCAACGCAAGGTCTCGTGGAGAAAGCCAAGGATGCGCCCCAAACGGAAGGTGAATGA
- the raiA gene encoding ribosome-associated translation inhibitor RaiA — protein sequence MRIDVVGRQFEVTDAIREYAESKIEKLPKFFDGTQLVTCTISKPDHDRVYRVELVVDVEKHENFVSHTDGEDVYGAIDATVSKSRRQLTDYKEKLKQGKRG from the coding sequence ATGCGGATTGACGTCGTGGGTCGTCAGTTTGAAGTAACAGACGCGATTCGGGAGTATGCGGAATCGAAGATCGAGAAACTTCCGAAGTTCTTTGATGGGACGCAACTGGTGACATGCACCATCTCGAAGCCTGACCACGATCGCGTGTATCGCGTCGAGCTTGTTGTCGACGTCGAGAAGCATGAGAATTTCGTGTCTCATACCGACGGCGAAGACGTGTACGGAGCTATTGATGCAACCGTATCAAAGAGTCGGAGACAGTTGACGGACTACAAGGAAAAACTCAAACAAGGCAAGCGGGGCTGA
- a CDS encoding PTS sugar transporter subunit IIA produces the protein MKLSELVIKKAVVCTLQSQTRDDVIRELVGALLASGAADAALGDELVKKVLDREIMSSTGFGRGVAVPHVKHASVDRLVAAVGLSPSGVDFNALDKQPVYSIFLLLSPLNRPEEHLQAMETIFKNLRKDTFRRFLRQATTPDDVMTLMQEADDQLLAG, from the coding sequence ATGAAGTTGAGCGAACTGGTCATCAAGAAAGCCGTGGTCTGCACTCTTCAGTCTCAGACTCGCGACGACGTCATCCGCGAACTGGTCGGCGCGTTGCTCGCCTCGGGGGCTGCCGATGCGGCACTGGGCGATGAACTCGTCAAGAAGGTGCTCGATCGCGAGATTATGAGTTCAACCGGATTCGGTCGCGGCGTGGCAGTGCCCCACGTCAAGCACGCGTCAGTCGATCGGCTTGTCGCGGCTGTCGGACTCAGCCCCAGCGGGGTCGACTTCAACGCGCTCGACAAGCAGCCGGTCTACTCGATTTTTCTTCTGCTCAGCCCGCTCAATCGCCCGGAAGAACATCTCCAGGCCATGGAAACCATCTTCAAGAACCTGCGCAAGGACACCTTCAGACGCTTCCTGCGACAGGCAACGACGCCCGATGACGTCATGACGCTCATGCAGGAAGCGGACGATCAGTTGCTCGCGGGCTGA
- a CDS encoding HPr family phosphocarrier protein, translating to MQHRTELDMAQRAAAKVTIVNSLGLHARPATEFVQTALKFKCEVAVVKGGESVSGKSIMEMMMLAATQGTQLEIVAEGQDAAQCVQALSELVARGFNEE from the coding sequence GTGCAGCATCGTACGGAACTCGACATGGCCCAGCGCGCCGCTGCCAAGGTGACGATTGTCAATTCGCTCGGACTTCACGCGCGCCCAGCGACCGAGTTCGTGCAGACCGCTTTGAAGTTCAAGTGCGAGGTCGCTGTCGTTAAGGGCGGCGAAAGCGTCAGTGGCAAGTCCATCATGGAAATGATGATGCTTGCTGCCACGCAAGGGACACAACTCGAAATCGTCGCTGAAGGCCAGGATGCCGCTCAATGCGTGCAGGCCCTGTCCGAACTCGTCGCGCGCGGATTCAACGAGGAATAG
- a CDS encoding site-specific integrase → MSQNANRPPSYRKRSGYDQAIVTLTDAVTKRRRDYWLGEYGSPASRERYHRLIAAWEASSRRHPDPADAGIERGASAQAEAVDGRPTVAMVIAAYWRWAQRYYQPNESGTLRVVLRMLRQYHGSEAAENFGPKKLRALREAMIASDDTCDPPRPAWSRGYINQQVQRLRRMFRWAASQEMIPASVYQALDTVEALKRGRTSAREGKKVAPVPQERVDAVRPFVSRQVAAVIDLQLLTGARPGELLGMRPSDIEQRMCVGDELAVWLFRPREHKNQFRSMERTIVLGPRAQAVLQPFLEGRDQESFVFSPAEAEAERRAAANAARKTPLSCGNRIGTNRSLDPERAVGDRYTTASYYVAIRRACDRAFPPPPPLGRREVETVADWRARLTPKQKADQAAWQKAHRWHPHQLRHTAATEIRRAFGLEAAQLALGHSSAQVTDAVYAERDHGKVAEIMRQVG, encoded by the coding sequence ATGTCTCAAAATGCAAACCGGCCACCCTCGTATCGGAAGCGTTCTGGCTACGACCAAGCCATCGTCACACTCACCGACGCTGTCACGAAGCGCCGCCGCGACTACTGGCTTGGTGAGTATGGCTCGCCCGCCAGCCGAGAGCGCTACCACCGCCTCATCGCCGCGTGGGAAGCGAGTAGCCGACGCCACCCCGACCCCGCCGACGCCGGAATCGAGCGCGGCGCTTCCGCGCAGGCCGAAGCAGTCGACGGACGCCCGACCGTAGCGATGGTGATCGCCGCCTACTGGCGCTGGGCGCAGCGGTACTACCAGCCGAACGAGTCGGGCACGCTGCGGGTGGTGCTGCGGATGCTCCGGCAGTACCACGGCAGCGAGGCGGCCGAGAACTTCGGGCCCAAGAAGCTCCGGGCGCTCCGCGAGGCAATGATCGCCAGCGACGACACCTGCGACCCGCCACGCCCGGCGTGGTCGCGCGGGTACATCAACCAGCAGGTGCAGCGGCTGCGCCGGATGTTCCGCTGGGCCGCATCACAGGAGATGATCCCGGCGTCCGTCTACCAGGCGCTCGATACGGTGGAGGCGCTCAAGCGTGGGCGCACCTCGGCGCGAGAGGGCAAGAAGGTTGCCCCGGTCCCGCAGGAGCGCGTGGACGCCGTCCGGCCATTCGTGAGCAGGCAGGTCGCCGCCGTGATTGATCTCCAATTGCTCACCGGCGCTCGGCCGGGCGAGCTGCTCGGGATGCGTCCATCTGACATCGAGCAGCGAATGTGCGTTGGCGACGAGCTTGCGGTTTGGCTGTTCCGCCCGAGAGAACACAAGAATCAGTTCCGCTCGATGGAACGGACGATCGTGCTCGGGCCACGGGCCCAGGCCGTACTCCAGCCATTCCTTGAGGGCCGCGATCAAGAGTCATTCGTGTTCAGCCCGGCGGAAGCCGAAGCGGAGCGCCGGGCGGCGGCCAACGCGGCCCGCAAGACACCGCTCTCGTGCGGCAACCGGATTGGGACGAATCGATCGCTGGATCCGGAGCGGGCGGTTGGCGACCGATACACAACCGCGAGCTACTACGTCGCGATCCGCCGGGCGTGCGACCGAGCCTTTCCCCCACCGCCCCCGCTCGGGCGGCGAGAGGTCGAGACGGTGGCCGACTGGCGGGCCCGGCTGACCCCGAAGCAGAAGGCCGACCAGGCGGCGTGGCAGAAAGCCCACCGCTGGCACCCGCACCAACTCCGGCACACCGCCGCAACCGAGATCCGCCGGGCCTTCGGCCTCGAGGCCGCCCAGTTGGCGCTCGGCCACTCCTCGGCCCAGGTCACCGACGCGGTCTACGCCGAGCGGGACCACGGCAAGGTGGCAGAGATCATGCGGCAGGTGGGGTGA
- a CDS encoding ATP-binding protein, with translation MATAQQLKALISSYAEGDRARFLSVASQISAHAAKSGNRKLADELRHLVDSVRRATDAEPDRRTVPIAQPTGELSGLIAASFPKTTLRDMILPADLRDRLTRVLREYRQADQLADHGLSPRRKLLLLGPPGCGKTMTAACLAGELQLPLLTVQFHTMITKYLGETAAKLRLVFDMMRDRRGVYLFDEFDAIASQRYGGQDVGEIRRVLNAFLVFIESDRSDSLLVAASNLAPTIDAAVFRRFDDVLTYEMPAAGMARELIERRLGSFVPDRPNWKRIADLAAGLSHAEIVQACDDAAKDAVLDGRDKTTAAALQQAIARRHHRG, from the coding sequence ATGGCAACCGCACAACAACTCAAGGCTCTCATCTCGAGCTACGCCGAGGGTGACCGTGCGCGCTTCCTTTCCGTCGCCTCTCAGATCTCTGCGCACGCGGCAAAGTCGGGAAACCGCAAGCTCGCTGATGAGCTCAGGCACCTCGTAGATTCCGTGCGGCGCGCCACCGATGCTGAGCCCGACCGGCGGACCGTACCGATTGCACAGCCGACCGGTGAGCTGAGCGGTCTGATCGCGGCCTCGTTTCCTAAGACGACGCTTCGTGACATGATTTTGCCGGCGGATCTGCGGGACCGCCTGACGCGCGTGCTGCGTGAGTACCGCCAAGCCGACCAGCTAGCCGATCACGGTCTCTCGCCGCGAAGGAAACTTCTCCTTCTTGGCCCGCCGGGCTGCGGCAAGACGATGACCGCAGCGTGCCTGGCCGGGGAACTCCAGTTGCCTCTTCTGACCGTTCAGTTTCACACGATGATCACGAAGTACCTGGGGGAAACGGCGGCCAAATTGCGGCTCGTGTTTGACATGATGCGAGATCGCCGTGGCGTCTACCTGTTTGACGAGTTCGACGCCATCGCATCGCAGCGGTACGGTGGCCAGGATGTCGGGGAAATTCGCCGCGTTCTCAATGCCTTTCTCGTGTTCATTGAGAGCGACCGGTCGGACAGTCTCTTGGTAGCGGCCAGCAATCTAGCGCCAACCATTGACGCTGCGGTGTTTCGGCGATTTGACGATGTGCTCACTTACGAGATGCCTGCGGCGGGGATGGCGAGAGAGCTCATCGAGCGACGGCTTGGGTCTTTTGTCCCCGACCGACCGAACTGGAAGAGGATTGCAGATTTGGCCGCGGGTCTATCCCACGCTGAAATTGTTCAGGCATGTGATGACGCAGCCAAGGACGCAGTTTTGGACGGTCGCGATAAGACCACTGCAGCGGCGTTACAGCAAGCGATTGCACGGCGACACCATCGCGGTTGA